One Fundidesulfovibrio terrae genomic window carries:
- a CDS encoding tetratricopeptide repeat protein, translating into MKVKLYDEDVREFILQYRGVFLVLSHDPLFNKNLRSTLLRHLLIKDDCVFNVVNQEQLHKELRQLTSQGHKVVFFVEREINGKYSHELVQFIKNQYAEVMVVILTGEVAREILIYLHEIGANNVITKPISPDMLIEKIAFTVKPRGQLGELIEAGKKLNENKQFDEAASIARKILEIKPGSPAALLLLGDSFVGQGKMDEALNAYTEASRNGKLFLDPIKKIAELHKLTGNIEEETKYLERLDRLSPLNVDRKINIGDNYMSMGDKDKAVEIFDDAIKLATKEALAQVNRVTRTIAEHCIAGAPELSEKYLRQSLDSKKGQLDKSDIETFNRLGITLRKQGKWEQAIEEYRRALKIAPSDPGIHYNIAMAYSEGHQFQDAFNFLDKALRLEPELWNSSETVCFNIAMVYYRAARKEQAADFLQKALGINPSFERAKAMLREL; encoded by the coding sequence ATGAAGGTGAAGTTGTACGACGAGGACGTCAGGGAATTCATCCTGCAGTACCGGGGAGTGTTCCTCGTTCTCTCCCATGACCCTCTATTCAATAAGAATCTGCGCAGCACCCTGCTTCGGCACCTGCTCATAAAGGACGACTGCGTCTTCAACGTAGTGAACCAGGAGCAGCTCCACAAGGAGCTGCGCCAGCTCACGAGCCAGGGGCACAAGGTAGTCTTCTTCGTCGAACGCGAGATCAACGGGAAATACTCCCACGAACTCGTCCAGTTCATAAAAAACCAGTACGCCGAGGTGATGGTGGTCATCCTCACCGGCGAAGTGGCCAGGGAAATACTCATCTACCTGCACGAGATCGGCGCCAACAACGTCATCACCAAGCCCATTTCCCCGGACATGCTCATCGAGAAGATCGCCTTCACTGTGAAGCCGCGCGGCCAGTTGGGAGAACTCATCGAGGCAGGCAAGAAACTAAACGAAAACAAACAGTTCGACGAGGCAGCCTCCATCGCCAGGAAGATTCTCGAGATCAAGCCCGGCAGCCCGGCGGCCCTCCTGCTCCTGGGAGACAGCTTCGTGGGCCAGGGCAAGATGGACGAGGCCCTGAACGCCTACACGGAAGCCTCGCGCAACGGCAAACTGTTCCTGGACCCCATCAAGAAGATCGCCGAGCTGCACAAGCTGACGGGCAACATCGAGGAAGAGACCAAATACCTGGAGCGCCTGGACAGGCTGAGTCCGCTCAACGTGGACCGCAAGATCAACATCGGCGACAACTACATGTCCATGGGCGACAAGGACAAGGCCGTGGAGATCTTCGACGACGCCATCAAGCTGGCCACCAAGGAGGCCCTCGCACAGGTCAACAGGGTGACCCGGACCATCGCCGAGCATTGCATCGCCGGCGCCCCGGAGCTCTCGGAAAAATACCTCCGCCAGTCCCTGGATTCGAAGAAGGGGCAATTGGACAAGTCCGACATCGAGACGTTCAACCGCCTGGGCATCACTCTGCGCAAGCAGGGCAAGTGGGAGCAGGCCATCGAGGAATACCGCAGGGCGCTCAAGATCGCGCCCAGCGACCCGGGCATCCACTACAACATAGCCATGGCGTACAGCGAAGGCCACCAGTTCCAGGACGCCTTCAACTTCCTGGACAAGGCCCTGCGCCTGGAGCCGGAGCTCTGGAACTCGAGCGAGACCGTGTGCTTCAACATCGCCATGGTCTACTATCGGGCGGCCCGCAAGGAGCAGGCTGCAGACTTCCTGCAGAAGGCTCTGGGCATCAATCCCAGCTTCGAACGCGCCAAGGCCATGCTGCGCGAGCTGTAA
- a CDS encoding glutaminyl-peptide cyclotransferase, which produces MAVILLAAFPVQAQSVRVGYTVTAVLPHDPKAFTQGLLLHEGSFYESTGLYGRSSLRKVEPSSGKVLDSRELDKSDFGEGLALAGGRFYQLTWLSGKVLVYDAATLAPQGSLPLEGEGWGIAATPFGLVVSDGSNVLTWRDAASFKPVRTLAVTDNGRPVIRLNELEWVEGFILANVWHEDRIAIISPATGKVAAWIDCAPLRARLQGLPAESDLNGIAWDPTRKKLYVTGKLWPAIFELALEGLPRP; this is translated from the coding sequence ATGGCCGTCATTTTATTGGCCGCGTTTCCGGTCCAGGCCCAATCGGTCAGGGTGGGCTATACGGTGACGGCGGTCCTGCCGCACGACCCGAAGGCGTTCACCCAGGGGCTTCTGCTCCACGAGGGCTCTTTCTACGAGAGCACGGGCCTCTACGGGCGCTCGAGCCTGCGCAAGGTGGAGCCATCCAGCGGGAAGGTTCTGGACTCGCGGGAGCTGGACAAATCGGACTTCGGTGAGGGCCTGGCCCTGGCGGGCGGGCGCTTCTACCAGCTCACCTGGCTTTCGGGGAAGGTGCTGGTCTACGATGCCGCCACGCTCGCCCCGCAAGGGTCGCTTCCCCTGGAAGGGGAGGGCTGGGGGATTGCCGCCACGCCTTTCGGCCTGGTCGTAAGCGACGGCTCGAACGTGCTCACCTGGCGTGATGCGGCCAGCTTCAAGCCCGTGCGCACCCTGGCCGTCACCGACAACGGGCGGCCGGTCATACGCCTGAACGAACTGGAGTGGGTTGAGGGGTTCATCCTGGCCAACGTGTGGCACGAGGATCGCATAGCGATCATTTCCCCGGCCACGGGCAAGGTGGCGGCCTGGATCGATTGCGCCCCTCTTCGGGCGCGGCTTCAGGGCCTGCCCGCCGAGTCGGACCTGAACGGGATCGCCTGGGATCCGACCCGGAAGAAGCTCTACGTCACGGGGAAACTCTGGCCCGCAATTTTCGAACTCGCCCTGGAGGGGCTGCCCAGACCATGA
- the lgt gene encoding prolipoprotein diacylglyceryl transferase, with product MIIHPDFDPVAIYLGPFQVRWYGLMYLLGFTAGWALGRHRAARPGSGWTPAMVDDFITWCVLGLVLGARLGYVLFYDLPSYLHDPISIFQVWHGGMSFHGGLIGLCVVVWLFGRKYGKTFLEIGDFLSPLAPPGLLAGRIGNFINGELWGAPTSVPWGVLFPDPRAEGVPRHPSQLYEGGLEGLVLFTVLWIFSSKKRPAGSVMGLFLALYGLFRFGLEFIREPDPQLGYLAFGWLTMGQLLSLPMVLAGAWFIWRGYAAKARAS from the coding sequence ATGATCATCCATCCCGATTTCGATCCCGTGGCCATCTATCTCGGCCCGTTCCAGGTGCGCTGGTACGGCCTCATGTACCTGCTGGGCTTCACCGCCGGCTGGGCGCTGGGCAGGCATCGCGCCGCCCGCCCCGGCTCCGGCTGGACCCCGGCCATGGTGGACGACTTCATCACCTGGTGCGTTCTGGGGCTGGTGCTGGGCGCGCGCCTGGGCTATGTGCTCTTCTACGATCTGCCCTCCTACCTGCACGACCCCATCTCCATCTTCCAGGTGTGGCACGGCGGCATGAGCTTCCACGGCGGACTCATCGGGTTGTGCGTGGTGGTCTGGCTGTTCGGGCGCAAGTACGGCAAGACGTTCCTGGAGATCGGCGATTTCCTGAGCCCGCTGGCCCCTCCGGGACTTCTGGCCGGGCGCATCGGAAACTTCATCAACGGCGAGCTGTGGGGCGCGCCCACCAGCGTGCCCTGGGGGGTGCTCTTTCCCGACCCGAGGGCGGAGGGCGTGCCGCGCCATCCCTCCCAGCTGTACGAGGGGGGGCTGGAAGGGCTGGTGCTGTTCACGGTGTTATGGATCTTCTCGTCGAAAAAACGTCCCGCCGGATCGGTCATGGGACTGTTCCTGGCGCTCTACGGGCTCTTCCGGTTCGGCCTGGAATTCATCCGCGAGCCGGACCCGCAACTGGGCTACCTGGCCTTCGGCTGGCTGACCATGGGGCAGCTTCTGTCCCTGCCCATGGTGCTGGCCGGGGCGTGGTTCATCTGGCGCGGATACGCCGCAAAGGCCCGCGCTTCCTAG
- the hypF gene encoding carbamoyltransferase HypF, translating to MSALHRDRHVVIGRVQGVGFRPFVFRLATQHALSGFVLNAPEGVVIEVQAKERSPLDAFAADLIDTLPPLAMIVEHSRESVPPVPEETGFAIRATVAGQGHHVLVSPDVATCPDCLADMADPTNRRFRYPFTNCTNCGPRYTITKRLPYDRATTSMACFPLCPDCEREYEDPMDRRFHAQPNACPVCGPKVWLAGRKGKTLAEGPKAVERAAKALASGKILALKGLGGFHLAADALNHAAVAELRRRKKRPSKPLAVMVPDLETLSLLADVPPEEAAMLSGRERPIVLVDLRPGSPLSPDVSPDTVQLGAMLPYTPLHHVLLREMCNLSGGPAVLVMTSGNLSSEPISLGNREAFGRLGSIADLFLFHNRDILVRTDDSVVRFLRPEPGEANLQFLRRARGFTPAPVFLPSKGPSVLGVGPELKNTVCLTKGDQAFLSQHIGDMQNMETAAFHKEVIAHLECILQVKPELVVADLHPDYLSTRYALEESGLPVKRLQHHFAHVFAALADNRLMEPVLGLTLDGSGYGEDGTIWGGEFLYVDPARLVMRRVGHFSQVRLPGGEAAIRQPWRMALAYLRAMGRDPLSEGWDWLKGHEQEAGLVAAMLDKGVNSPRTTSCGRLFDAVSAVLGVCTRISYEGQAAIMLEHVRDAAAQDGYRCGARESGGMLELDTLDLFGQAADDALRGVPASVASGRFHKGLSTGLAQAAGTLCNRFGTKHVVLSGGVFLNKILCSNMVSMLNRLGITIIMHKYEPPGDGCISLGQAFFGQLSILAEANAD from the coding sequence ATGTCCGCACTCCATCGTGATCGCCATGTCGTCATCGGCCGGGTCCAGGGCGTTGGTTTCCGCCCGTTCGTCTTCCGCCTCGCAACGCAGCATGCTCTCTCGGGATTCGTCCTGAACGCCCCCGAAGGCGTGGTCATCGAGGTGCAGGCGAAAGAGCGTTCTCCACTCGACGCTTTCGCCGCAGACCTTATCGACACCCTGCCGCCCCTGGCCATGATCGTGGAGCACTCCCGCGAGAGCGTCCCCCCCGTCCCCGAAGAAACCGGGTTCGCCATACGCGCGACCGTGGCGGGCCAGGGCCACCACGTGCTGGTCAGCCCCGACGTGGCCACCTGCCCCGACTGCCTCGCGGACATGGCCGATCCCACCAACCGCCGTTTCCGCTACCCGTTCACCAACTGCACCAACTGCGGTCCGCGCTACACCATCACCAAACGCCTGCCCTACGACCGCGCCACTACGTCCATGGCCTGCTTCCCCCTCTGCCCCGACTGCGAGCGCGAGTACGAAGACCCCATGGACCGCCGCTTCCACGCCCAGCCCAACGCCTGCCCGGTCTGCGGCCCCAAGGTCTGGCTCGCCGGCCGCAAGGGCAAAACCCTGGCGGAAGGGCCCAAGGCCGTGGAACGCGCCGCCAAGGCCCTGGCCTCTGGCAAGATCCTGGCTCTGAAAGGCCTGGGAGGGTTCCACCTCGCCGCCGACGCCCTGAATCATGCCGCCGTGGCCGAACTGCGCCGCCGCAAGAAGCGCCCCTCCAAGCCTCTTGCGGTCATGGTCCCGGACCTGGAGACGCTCTCGCTTTTGGCGGACGTTCCCCCGGAAGAGGCCGCCATGCTCTCTGGGCGCGAACGCCCCATCGTGCTTGTGGACTTACGGCCCGGCTCCCCGCTCTCGCCCGACGTCTCGCCCGACACGGTCCAGTTGGGGGCCATGCTGCCCTACACCCCTTTGCACCACGTCCTCCTGCGGGAAATGTGTAACCTTTCCGGCGGCCCGGCTGTCTTGGTCATGACCAGCGGCAACCTGAGCTCGGAGCCCATCTCCCTCGGCAACCGCGAGGCATTCGGGAGGCTCGGGAGCATCGCGGACCTGTTCCTGTTCCACAACCGGGACATCCTGGTGCGCACCGATGATTCCGTGGTGCGCTTCCTGCGCCCGGAACCGGGCGAAGCGAACCTGCAGTTCCTGCGCAGGGCCAGGGGGTTCACGCCGGCGCCGGTTTTTCTGCCCTCGAAGGGTCCGAGCGTGCTGGGGGTGGGACCGGAACTCAAGAACACCGTCTGCCTGACCAAGGGCGACCAGGCATTCTTGAGCCAACACATCGGCGACATGCAGAACATGGAGACCGCCGCTTTCCACAAGGAGGTGATCGCCCATCTGGAATGCATCCTCCAGGTGAAGCCGGAGCTGGTCGTGGCGGACCTGCACCCCGACTACCTCTCCACCCGTTACGCCCTGGAGGAGAGCGGGCTGCCGGTCAAGCGCCTGCAGCACCATTTCGCCCACGTCTTCGCCGCGTTGGCGGACAACCGGCTCATGGAGCCGGTGCTGGGCCTGACCCTGGACGGATCCGGCTACGGCGAGGACGGGACCATCTGGGGCGGAGAATTCCTGTACGTGGACCCGGCAAGGCTGGTCATGCGCCGGGTGGGGCATTTCTCTCAGGTGCGCCTGCCCGGTGGCGAGGCGGCCATTCGCCAGCCGTGGAGGATGGCCCTGGCCTACCTGCGCGCCATGGGGCGCGACCCGCTGTCGGAAGGCTGGGACTGGCTTAAGGGCCACGAACAGGAGGCGGGGCTCGTGGCGGCCATGCTGGACAAGGGCGTCAACAGCCCGCGCACCACCAGTTGCGGCAGGCTCTTCGATGCGGTGAGCGCGGTGCTGGGTGTGTGCACCCGCATAAGCTACGAGGGGCAGGCGGCCATCATGCTCGAGCATGTACGGGACGCGGCAGCCCAGGATGGGTATCGCTGCGGCGCGCGCGAATCCGGCGGCATGCTCGAGCTGGACACCCTGGACCTCTTCGGCCAGGCGGCAGACGACGCCCTGCGGGGCGTACCCGCCTCCGTGGCCAGCGGCCGTTTCCATAAAGGCTTGTCTACGGGCTTGGCCCAGGCCGCCGGAACATTGTGCAACCGTTTTGGCACAAAGCATGTCGTTCTCAGCGGAGGCGTTTTCTTGAATAAAATCCTGTGTTCAAATATGGTGTCGATGCTGAACAGACTAGGAATTACTATCATTATGCATAAATATGAACCTCCTGGGGATGGATGCATATCCCTTGGGCAGGCCTTTTTTGGGCAATTATCCATTCTCGCGGAAGCCAATGCAGATTAA
- a CDS encoding helix-turn-helix domain-containing protein encodes MCPRSPTQSPPPARVKNGASEFATGFERIAQALAIETQLELADILSIRQSSISDAKRRGVIPGEWALKLYQKYRLNPRWVYDGLPPVFLARPEEAGGSGVKNPDSSFLLKYPEGTLVAVRMADASMEPSIRRDAFVGINLAEKAIHPGGLHGVDLPFEGVTVRRIHLEEEAGLAVLSADAPAVPPQRLPLEQARTVILGRVVWLLAPA; translated from the coding sequence ATGTGCCCACGTTCGCCCACTCAAAGCCCCCCCCCCGCGCGCGTAAAGAACGGCGCAAGCGAATTCGCCACGGGGTTCGAGCGCATCGCCCAGGCACTCGCCATCGAAACGCAGCTTGAACTGGCGGACATCCTCAGCATCAGGCAGTCGAGCATTTCCGACGCGAAACGGCGGGGAGTCATTCCGGGCGAATGGGCCTTGAAGCTCTACCAGAAGTATCGCCTTAACCCGAGATGGGTCTACGACGGGCTCCCGCCGGTATTCCTTGCCCGCCCGGAGGAGGCCGGAGGGTCCGGAGTGAAAAACCCCGATTCGTCCTTCCTGCTCAAATACCCCGAGGGGACTCTCGTGGCGGTGCGCATGGCCGACGCGTCCATGGAGCCGTCCATCCGCAGGGACGCCTTCGTGGGCATCAACCTCGCGGAGAAGGCCATCCACCCCGGAGGGTTGCACGGGGTCGACCTTCCTTTCGAGGGGGTCACCGTGCGTCGCATCCATCTCGAGGAGGAAGCGGGCCTGGCCGTGCTGAGCGCCGACGCCCCCGCCGTCCCGCCGCAACGGCTCCCCCTGGAGCAGGCCCGGACAGTGATCCTGGGCCGCGTGGTCTGGCTCCTCGCTCCCGCCTGA
- the panB gene encoding 3-methyl-2-oxobutanoate hydroxymethyltransferase, with protein MQQRKITAPDVAAAKNARKLTVITAYDAGQAALAEAAGADILLVGDSLGMVVLGQPDTLGVTMGQMLHHVSAVSAGASRALVLADMPFMSYQADVAEAVRNAGRLVKEGRAQAVKLEGGREIVPQVRAIVSAGIPVVGHLGLTPQHVAALGGYKVQARTAEAARRLVEDARALCEAGCFAIVLECVPTQVAALVTQDVPVPTIGIGAGPGCDGQVLVFHDLLGLYEGFKPRFVKRYAELAALIREALGEFAREVRSGEFPTGEHSFEMDPEEYAKLVSGLKKS; from the coding sequence ATGCAGCAGCGCAAAATCACGGCGCCGGATGTGGCGGCAGCCAAAAACGCCCGCAAACTCACCGTCATCACCGCCTACGACGCGGGGCAGGCCGCCCTGGCTGAAGCGGCCGGAGCGGACATCCTGCTCGTGGGCGATTCCCTGGGCATGGTCGTGCTCGGCCAGCCCGACACCCTCGGCGTCACCATGGGGCAGATGCTCCACCACGTGTCGGCCGTGTCGGCCGGGGCGTCGCGCGCCCTGGTCCTGGCGGACATGCCGTTCATGTCCTATCAGGCCGACGTGGCCGAGGCCGTGCGCAACGCAGGACGGTTGGTGAAAGAGGGACGCGCCCAGGCGGTCAAGCTCGAGGGCGGCCGCGAGATCGTTCCCCAGGTGCGGGCCATCGTCTCGGCGGGGATACCGGTCGTGGGACATCTGGGCCTCACCCCGCAGCACGTCGCCGCCCTGGGCGGATACAAGGTGCAGGCCAGGACGGCCGAGGCCGCACGGCGGCTCGTCGAGGACGCGCGGGCGCTGTGCGAGGCGGGATGCTTCGCCATTGTGCTCGAGTGCGTCCCCACGCAGGTGGCCGCCCTGGTCACGCAGGACGTGCCGGTTCCCACCATCGGCATCGGAGCGGGGCCCGGGTGCGACGGGCAGGTGCTGGTCTTCCACGACCTGCTGGGACTCTACGAGGGTTTCAAGCCCCGCTTCGTCAAGCGCTACGCGGAACTTGCCGCGCTCATCCGGGAAGCGCTCGGGGAGTTCGCCCGCGAGGTGCGTTCCGGAGAGTTCCCCACTGGGGAGCATTCTTTCGAAATGGACCCCGAGGAATACGCCAAGCTGGTCTCAGGCTTGAAAAAATCCTGA
- a CDS encoding L,D-transpeptidase family protein, with the protein MNPRGLALTPSVLLLACLLTLLAACPVSAQPDMVAQSGQAALVLADSWNSRAGVMRLYERSPGGPWRQVGAPIRVILGKNGLGWGRGLHDTPGGDSGGIPVKREGDGRAPAGIFRLGPAFGYAQAESRRLKIAYMQMTAAFECVDDPASPRYNQVLDASALPARGWNSSERMRRDDGLYEIGVVVAHNAPPSVAGAGSCIFLHVWPKPDGYTSGCTAMALGDMERVAAWLDPAKSPVLVQLPASEHASFSELYGAP; encoded by the coding sequence ATGAACCCGCGGGGCCTGGCCCTGACGCCTTCCGTCCTTCTGCTCGCGTGCCTGCTGACGCTGCTTGCGGCCTGCCCCGTTTCCGCGCAACCCGACATGGTTGCGCAAAGCGGGCAGGCCGCGCTCGTTCTGGCCGACAGCTGGAACTCCCGAGCCGGGGTCATGCGCCTGTACGAGCGCTCGCCCGGCGGGCCGTGGAGGCAGGTCGGCGCGCCCATTCGGGTTATCCTGGGCAAGAACGGACTGGGCTGGGGGCGCGGCCTGCACGACACTCCTGGCGGCGACTCCGGCGGCATCCCGGTGAAGCGGGAGGGCGACGGCAGAGCTCCAGCTGGGATATTCCGGCTGGGCCCGGCGTTCGGCTACGCCCAGGCCGAAAGCCGCAGGCTCAAGATCGCCTACATGCAGATGACCGCCGCGTTCGAGTGCGTGGATGATCCGGCATCGCCCCGATACAACCAGGTGCTGGACGCATCGGCCCTGCCGGCGCGCGGCTGGAACAGCTCCGAGCGCATGCGCCGGGACGACGGCCTGTACGAGATCGGGGTCGTCGTCGCCCACAACGCGCCTCCATCAGTGGCCGGAGCTGGGTCCTGCATCTTCCTGCACGTCTGGCCCAAGCCAGACGGGTACACCTCAGGCTGCACGGCCATGGCGCTTGGCGACATGGAGCGCGTGGCCGCATGGCTGGACCCGGCCAAGTCGCCGGTGCTGGTGCAGCTGCCCGCGAGCGAACACGCCTCGTTTTCCGAACTCTACGGCGCCCCCTGA
- a CDS encoding TraR/DksA family transcriptional regulator → MTPQMLQTFTATLTGMMEQTLAKMRDSAGDLAGEEFLPPDIADRATMESGRNFALLMRDRDRLALSGIREALSRLEAGEYGLCEECGEDIAEARLRAQPMATLCVHCKSLREDEERLRPAAASGFFQA, encoded by the coding sequence ATGACACCGCAAATGCTTCAGACGTTTACCGCGACCCTCACCGGCATGATGGAACAGACCCTCGCCAAGATGCGCGACAGCGCCGGGGACCTGGCCGGTGAAGAGTTCCTGCCCCCGGACATCGCCGACCGGGCCACAATGGAGTCCGGCCGCAATTTCGCCCTGCTCATGCGCGACCGCGACCGCCTGGCCCTGTCCGGAATCCGGGAGGCCCTTTCACGCCTGGAGGCAGGTGAATACGGCCTCTGCGAGGAGTGTGGGGAGGACATCGCCGAGGCCCGGCTCAGGGCCCAGCCCATGGCCACCCTGTGCGTCCACTGCAAAAGTCTGCGCGAGGACGAAGAACGGCTGCGCCCGGCCGCCGCGTCAGGATTTTTTCAAGCCTGA
- a CDS encoding DEAD/DEAH box helicase, protein MDNTTENPNATEEFQTLIEPEESLPELSLDDLPDPLRQAMARAGWQSLMPVQAKSLPYLLTGQDLMVQSRTGSGKTGAFLMPIFHLLDVDKPQTQALVLCPTRELAKQVAMDAETLFTDTGLKVCTVYGGVGYGEQTDALRAGAHLVVGTPGRILDHLLRRNLTLDNIRVLVFDEADRMLSIGFYPDMKEIKRYMPKRRTSTFLFSATYPPYVLRLAEEFMDHPNFLSLSSKQVHVADILHLYHEVPGMDKDRCLVRLLEIENPTSAIIFSNTKANVHYITEVLKGFGYDAEELSADLSQSKREEVLMRLRKKNLRFLVATDVAARGIDIPELSHVFQYEPPEDPESYVHRAGRTGRAGASGTAITLVNIMEELAIKRIGQRFTIDFVKKPAPTDEEVSAVVAERLTALLEAELRAMPPLKKVRLQRFLPLAKELAASEDVSTLAMLLDERYQSTLHALPPQPEGAPAEPRREQRRDRDRDRDRDRDRDREPRRAREPRQEREREPRREREPMAAPAAEAAPGEETGTVAAEGEAPAESKPRRKRPSRKRRGDRDKPAAEAGTLTGESPDVAVEAGDHGDSGEFDEAETVHAEEGGEGEAKKRKRRRRRKKKPASGEGAQAAEAPVTGAAPSDASEPKARTPRKQEPKQEASEILGKPLREPSGEDTPVKTVEFEYKPDEMKGIEWD, encoded by the coding sequence ATGGACAACACCACCGAGAATCCCAACGCCACCGAAGAGTTCCAGACCCTCATCGAACCCGAGGAGTCCCTGCCCGAACTCTCCCTCGACGATCTGCCCGATCCCCTGCGCCAGGCCATGGCCCGCGCCGGATGGCAGTCGCTCATGCCCGTGCAGGCCAAGTCCCTGCCCTACCTGCTCACCGGCCAGGACCTCATGGTCCAGTCGCGCACCGGCAGCGGCAAGACCGGGGCCTTCCTCATGCCCATCTTCCACCTGCTCGACGTGGACAAGCCCCAGACCCAGGCCCTGGTGCTCTGCCCCACCCGCGAACTGGCCAAGCAGGTGGCCATGGACGCCGAGACCCTCTTCACGGACACCGGCCTCAAGGTATGCACCGTCTACGGCGGCGTGGGATACGGCGAGCAGACCGACGCCCTGCGCGCCGGAGCGCACCTCGTGGTGGGCACCCCCGGGCGCATCCTGGACCACCTGCTGCGCCGCAACCTCACCCTGGACAACATCCGCGTGCTGGTCTTCGACGAGGCCGACCGCATGCTCTCCATCGGCTTCTACCCGGACATGAAGGAGATCAAGCGCTACATGCCGAAGCGCCGGACCTCCACCTTCCTCTTCTCGGCCACCTACCCGCCCTACGTGCTGCGCCTGGCCGAAGAGTTCATGGACCACCCGAATTTCCTGTCGCTGTCCTCCAAGCAGGTCCACGTGGCGGACATCCTGCACCTCTACCACGAGGTGCCCGGCATGGATAAGGACCGCTGCCTCGTGCGCCTGCTGGAGATCGAAAACCCCACCTCGGCCATCATTTTCTCCAACACCAAGGCCAATGTGCACTACATCACCGAGGTGCTCAAAGGCTTCGGGTACGACGCCGAGGAACTCTCGGCCGACCTCTCCCAGTCCAAGCGCGAAGAGGTTCTCATGCGCCTGCGCAAGAAGAACCTGCGCTTCCTGGTGGCCACCGACGTGGCCGCGCGCGGCATCGACATCCCCGAGCTCTCCCACGTCTTCCAGTACGAGCCCCCCGAGGACCCCGAGTCCTACGTGCATCGCGCCGGGCGCACCGGGCGCGCCGGGGCCTCCGGCACGGCCATCACCCTGGTGAACATCATGGAGGAACTGGCCATCAAGCGCATCGGCCAGCGTTTCACCATCGACTTCGTCAAGAAACCCGCCCCCACCGACGAGGAAGTTTCCGCCGTGGTGGCCGAGCGGCTCACCGCGCTTCTCGAAGCCGAACTGCGCGCCATGCCGCCCCTCAAGAAGGTCCGGCTGCAGCGCTTCCTTCCCCTGGCCAAGGAGCTGGCCGCGTCCGAAGACGTCTCCACCCTGGCCATGCTCCTGGACGAGCGCTACCAGTCCACCCTTCACGCCCTGCCTCCCCAGCCCGAAGGCGCGCCCGCCGAGCCCCGCCGCGAACAGCGCCGGGATCGTGACCGGGATCGCGACAGGGACAGGGATAGGGACCGCGAGCCCAGGCGCGCACGCGAACCTCGCCAGGAGCGCGAGCGGGAACCTCGTCGCGAACGCGAACCCATGGCCGCTCCCGCCGCCGAAGCCGCGCCCGGAGAAGAGACCGGAACCGTCGCCGCCGAAGGCGAGGCCCCGGCCGAATCCAAGCCGCGCCGCAAGCGCCCCTCGCGCAAACGGCGCGGGGACCGCGACAAGCCCGCTGCCGAAGCCGGGACGCTCACCGGGGAAAGCCCTGACGTCGCGGTCGAAGCGGGTGACCACGGTGATTCCGGCGAATTCGACGAGGCCGAGACCGTGCACGCCGAAGAGGGAGGCGAAGGCGAGGCCAAGAAGCGCAAGCGCCGTCGCCGCCGCAAGAAGAAGCCCGCCTCGGGCGAGGGCGCTCAGGCCGCCGAGGCTCCCGTGACCGGGGCTGCGCCCTCCGATGCTTCGGAGCCCAAGGCCAGGACGCCCCGGAAGCAGGAGCCCAAGCAGGAGGCGTCCGAAATTCTCGGCAAGCCCTTGCGAGAGCCTTCCGGAGAAGACACCCCCGTCAAGACGGTGGAGTTTGAATACAAGCCTGATGAAATGAAGGGCATCGAGTGGGATTAA
- a CDS encoding LexA family transcriptional regulator, whose translation MYNAFDESLERIKRATGARTQVDLAAILGIRQSSISDAKRRQSIPADWLLKLYRSHGLNPDWVTGGDQPQVLREGMALPVGLMEPGAGYSSDKPKSRTVTVSSMTGVIAEDGAFQERPVEMLAIPEPFACSSLTVFKMEHQNMEPIIRRGAYFGVNKEQKQLRSGEIFAVAVPNEGMVVRRLFNDFENNRVILRSENTAYKEESLGSTTIIGNIIGRVWWVLQEL comes from the coding sequence ATGTACAATGCATTCGATGAATCACTGGAACGCATCAAGCGTGCCACCGGCGCTCGCACCCAGGTCGATCTCGCGGCCATCCTGGGAATCCGTCAGTCGAGCATTTCCGACGCCAAGCGTCGCCAATCCATACCCGCCGACTGGCTGTTGAAACTCTATCGCAGCCACGGGCTCAACCCCGACTGGGTGACTGGCGGAGACCAGCCCCAGGTTCTGCGCGAAGGCATGGCCCTGCCCGTGGGACTCATGGAACCCGGGGCGGGCTACTCCAGCGACAAGCCCAAATCCCGCACCGTGACGGTCAGCTCCATGACCGGCGTCATCGCCGAGGACGGCGCCTTCCAGGAAAGGCCCGTCGAGATGCTGGCCATCCCCGAGCCGTTCGCCTGTTCCTCCCTGACGGTTTTCAAGATGGAGCACCAGAACATGGAGCCCATCATCCGCCGCGGGGCCTACTTCGGAGTCAACAAGGAGCAGAAGCAGCTGCGTTCCGGGGAAATCTTCGCCGTCGCCGTCCCCAACGAGGGCATGGTCGTGCGCCGGCTCTTCAACGACTTTGAGAACAACCGGGTGATCCTGCGCAGCGAGAACACCGCCTACAAGGAGGAGTCCCTGGGCTCCACCACCATCATCGGCAACATCATCGGCCGGGTCTGGTGGGTGCTGCAGGAACTCTAG